The genomic window TCACTAGACGATCGATTGCCGACGCAAATTCTTACCCTTGCCAAACAACCCGAGAGTTTTCTCCATGGAGATGTTGAACTTTCAGATCATTGGATGGATCGTATTCGCTTTATTCCCGCCCAGTCGATAGGGAAGACCAATCAATTACTTCCAGCCTTTAAACCAGATAGGATTATCATTCATGATGGTTTTAACTATTATTCACCACTTAAGGCACTCGTCTGTTTTACGGCACAGAGTTTATCCCCAGATGACCGATTCTCATGTATCGTTCACCCTAAGATGGTTTCTGGAAAGATTGAAAATGTTTCGTAATGTTTTGAAAGTTGGAAGATCTACTTGTTAAAAACGTCCGTTCATTTTCTATTACATCATATGCGCATTCATTTACGTTATGAAATGAGATGTAAAGTTGCTTCCAGAACAAATAAGTAAAGAGGGAGGAGCAAGAAATGAAAACGATTCGTTTGAAACTAATCTATTTTTGGTACAAACTACTGATCAAACTAGGATTAAAAACCGATGAAATCTATTACATTGGGGGAAGTGAAGCCTTACCACCCCCTTTATCTAAGGAAGAAGAGGAAGTATTATTATTAAAGCTTCCAAAAGGGGATAAAGCGGCACGTTCGATATTAATAGAGAGAAATCTTCGCCTAGTTGTTTATATTGCTAGGAAGTTTGAAAATACAGGGATCAATATTGAAGATTTAATTAGTATCGGTACAATCGGACTGATCAAAGCTGTGAATACCTTTAACCCAGAAAAGAAGATCAAACTTGCAACCTATGCTTCAAGATGTATTGAAAATGAA from Oikeobacillus pervagus includes these protein-coding regions:
- the sigE gene encoding RNA polymerase sporulation sigma factor SigE translates to MKTIRLKLIYFWYKLLIKLGLKTDEIYYIGGSEALPPPLSKEEEEVLLLKLPKGDKAARSILIERNLRLVVYIARKFENTGINIEDLISIGTIGLIKAVNTFNPEKKIKLATYASRCIENEILMYLRRNNKIRSEVSFDEPLNVDWDGNELLLSDVLGTDDDIITKDLEANVDRKLLFKALHQLSEREKQIMELRFGLRGGEEKTQKDVADMLGISQSYISRLEKRIIQRLRKEFNKMV